Proteins from a single region of Chlorocebus sabaeus isolate Y175 chromosome 7, mChlSab1.0.hap1, whole genome shotgun sequence:
- the FGB gene encoding fibrinogen beta chain produces the protein MKRMVSWSFHKFKTMKHLLLLLLCVFLVKSQGVNGNEEGLFGGRGHRPLDRKREEAPSLRPAPLPISGGGYRARPAKAAASQKKVERKAPDAGGCLHADPDLGVLCPTGCQLQEALLQQERPIRNSVDELKNSVQIVSQTSSSTFQYMYLLKDMWQKRQKQVKDNENVVNEYSSDLEKHQLYIDETVNSNIPTNLRVLRSILENLRSKIQKLESDVSAQMEYCRTPCTVSCNIPVVSGKECEEIIRKGGETSEMYLIQPDSSVKPYRVYCDMNTENGGWTVIQNRQDGSVDFGRKWNPYKQGFGNIATNTDGKNYCGLPGEYWLGNDKISQLTRMGPTELLIEMEDWKGDKVKAHYGGFTVQNEANKYQISVNKYRGTAGNALMDGASQLMGVNRTMTIHNGMFFSTYDRDNDGWLTADPRKQCSKEDGGGWWYNRCHAANPNGRYYWGGQYTWDMAKHGTDDGVVWMNWKGSWYSMKKMSMKIRPFFPQQ, from the exons GGCCTCTTCGGTGGCCGCGGTCATCGACCCCTtgacaggaagagagaagaggctCCCAGCCTGAGGCCTGCCCCACTGCCCATCAGTGGGGGTGGCTATCGGGCTCGTCCAGCCAAAGCAGCTGCCAGtcaaaagaaagtagaaagaaaagccCCTGATGCTGGAGGCTGTCTTCACGCTGACCCAGACCTG ggGGTGTTGTGTCCTACAGGATGTCAGTTGCAAGAAGCTTTGCTACAACAGGAAAGGCCAATCAGAAATAGTGTTGATGAGTTAAAGAACAGTGTGCAAATTGTTTCCCAGACCTCCTCTTCTACCTTTCAGTACATGTATTTGCTGAAAGACATGTGGCAAAAGAGGCAGAAGCAAGTAAAAG aTAATGAAAATGTAGTAAATGAGTACTCCTCAGACCTGGAAAAGCACCAATTATATATAGATGAGACTGTGAATAGTAATATCCCAACTAATCTTCGTGTGCTTCGTTCAATCCTGGAAAACCTGAGaagcaaaatacaaaagttagaatCTGATGTCTCAGCTCAAATGGAATATTGTCGCACCCCATGCACTGTCAGTTGCAATATTCCTGTGGTGTCTGGCAAAG AATGTGAGGAAATTATCAGGAAAGGTGGTGAAACATCTGAAATGTATCTCATTCAACCCGACAGTTCTGTCAAACCATATAGAGTATACTGTGATATGAACACAGAAAATGGAG GATGGACAGTGATTCAGAACCGTCAAGATGGTAGCGTTGACTTTGGCAGGAAATGGAATCCATATAAACAGGGATTTGGAAATATTGCAACCAACACAGATGGGAAGAATTACTGTGGCCTACCAG gtgAGTATTGGCTTGGAAATGATAAAATTAGCCAGCTTACCAGGATGGGACCCACAGAACTTTTGATTGAAATGGAGGACTGGAAAGGAGATAAAGTAAAGGCTCACTATGGAGGATTCACTGTACAGAATGAGGCCAACAAATACCAGATCTCAGTGAACAAATATAGAGGAACAGCCGGCAATGCCCTCATGGATGGAGCATCTCAGCTGATGGGAGTAAACAGGACCATGACCATTCACAATGGCATGTTCTTCAGCACATATGACAGAGACAATGACGGCTG gctaacagcagatccCAGGAAACAGTGTTCTAAAGAAGATGGTGGTGGATGGTGGTATAATAGGTGTCACGCAGCCAATCCAAATGGCAGATACTACTGGGGTGGACAATATACCTGGGACATGGCAAAGCATGGCACAGATGATGGTGTAGTATGGATGAATTGGAAGGGGTCATGGTACTCAATGAAGAAGATGAGTATGAAGATCAGGCCCTTCTTCCCACAGCAATAG